One genomic segment of Marinitoga piezophila KA3 includes these proteins:
- the rsxE gene encoding electron transport complex subunit RsxE produces MADIKNFKAGLVQQNPVFVQVLGMCPTLATTTNAENALGMGLATLSVLTLSNIVISIIKKWVPKNIRIPIYIVVIASFVTMVDLLMHGYTYDLWKTLGLFIPLIVVNCIILGRAESFASKNSILDSIYDALGMGLGFTGALVLLGSVRELLGNGTIFGFPIWGDAMKLYVMILPPGAFLVLGMLLAMFNAIAINNRKKAKAGDKK; encoded by the coding sequence ATGGCTGATATTAAAAATTTTAAAGCTGGTTTAGTACAGCAAAACCCTGTATTTGTTCAGGTTTTGGGCATGTGTCCAACACTTGCAACTACAACAAATGCAGAAAATGCTTTAGGTATGGGACTTGCTACATTATCAGTTTTAACATTATCAAATATTGTTATTTCTATAATTAAAAAATGGGTACCTAAAAACATAAGAATTCCTATTTATATTGTAGTTATCGCATCATTTGTTACTATGGTTGACTTATTAATGCATGGCTATACATATGATTTATGGAAAACTTTAGGTTTATTTATTCCTCTTATTGTTGTTAACTGTATAATCCTCGGTAGAGCTGAATCATTTGCTTCAAAAAACTCTATTCTCGATTCTATATACGATGCTTTAGGTATGGGTTTAGGTTTTACAGGAGCGTTAGTATTACTTGGTTCAGTAAGAGAATTACTCGGTAATGGAACTATTTTCGGTTTCCCAATTTGGGGAGATGCTATGAAGTTATATGTTATGATATTACCACCAGGAGCCTTCTTAGTTTTAGGTATGTTACTTGCAATGTTTAATGCTATTGCAATTAATAACAGAAAAAAGGCAAAGGCTGGTGATAAGAAATGA
- a CDS encoding DUF4899 domain-containing protein — MDFYAVKFFATSSLTAEVIVGYMFGKQKGAPEYKMLSIPKSKLPKFEIPDINLSYIEYKSKIEELYYNAIKDSTVLDLNKQFLAFVQSTIKKYGPEIINAKMFLGVRDSDIIIVKAILSEILEEWEGEVNIKVVAEKLTYQDLVWLMTQNRSFTDKEKSYLNRIDVQNSPEVLPLSDPLTGLTINNLDVGDPIYSLVIDPIDPANVNKLKELYPDKFDDSGKNIMPIESQLVAKELIPETDYFFIKVDLGSGLIGKAVISKNLKMMVDAKKIEEMHKKREEYFNPPEDKIIGDVIKDSIAGLKKEANLPENKVRTSDILIILGLSLGLIVGALLLGIWMGVF; from the coding sequence ATGGATTTTTATGCAGTTAAGTTCTTTGCAACATCATCGTTAACAGCCGAAGTAATAGTTGGGTATATGTTTGGTAAACAAAAGGGTGCCCCTGAATATAAAATGTTATCAATACCAAAATCCAAACTTCCGAAGTTTGAAATACCGGATATTAATCTCTCATATATTGAGTATAAATCTAAAATTGAAGAACTTTATTACAATGCTATCAAGGATTCAACAGTTCTTGACTTAAATAAGCAATTTTTAGCTTTTGTTCAATCAACAATAAAAAAATATGGTCCTGAAATTATCAATGCTAAAATGTTTTTAGGAGTGCGAGATTCAGACATTATTATTGTAAAAGCTATACTTTCTGAAATCCTGGAAGAATGGGAAGGAGAAGTAAACATAAAAGTTGTTGCTGAAAAACTTACATATCAGGATTTAGTATGGTTAATGACACAAAATAGAAGTTTTACTGATAAAGAAAAATCATATTTAAATAGAATTGATGTTCAAAACTCACCTGAAGTTTTACCTTTATCTGATCCATTAACCGGATTAACCATTAACAATCTCGATGTTGGAGACCCTATTTATTCATTGGTTATTGATCCAATAGATCCTGCAAATGTAAACAAATTAAAGGAACTTTATCCAGATAAATTTGATGATAGCGGAAAAAATATAATGCCTATTGAATCTCAGCTTGTAGCTAAAGAATTGATTCCTGAAACAGACTATTTCTTCATTAAGGTCGATCTGGGAAGTGGGCTTATTGGAAAAGCTGTAATATCAAAAAATCTAAAAATGATGGTCGATGCAAAAAAAATTGAAGAAATGCATAAAAAAAGAGAAGAATATTTTAATCCACCAGAAGATAAAATAATAGGCGATGTTATAAAAGATTCAATTGCAGGTTTAAAAAAAGAAGCAAATTTACCAGAAAATAAGGTTAGAACATCTGATATTCTTATAATATTAGGACTTTCATTAGGATTAATTGTAGGAGCGTTGCTCCTTGGAATCTGGATGGGGGTCTTTTAG
- the rsxA gene encoding electron transport complex subunit RsxA translates to MKLFFIFLSAILVNNFVLSKFLGICPFLGVSKKISSASGMSMAVIFVMVVASTITWFLNLLLVKLGLEFLTTIVFILVIATLVQFIEFYIKKVSPNLYEALGIYLPLITTNCAILGLALINVMNGYTLVETIINALGAGFGFGMALIIFAAMRERLDYYDIPEPFKGTAIALITAGLLSMAFMGFSGLIKI, encoded by the coding sequence ATGAAGCTTTTCTTTATATTTTTATCAGCAATTTTAGTAAATAATTTTGTATTATCTAAATTCCTTGGTATATGTCCGTTCCTTGGAGTTTCTAAAAAAATTAGTTCAGCTTCAGGTATGTCAATGGCTGTTATTTTCGTTATGGTTGTTGCAAGTACTATAACATGGTTCTTGAATTTATTGCTTGTAAAACTTGGCCTTGAATTCTTAACAACAATTGTATTTATACTTGTTATTGCCACATTAGTTCAATTTATAGAATTTTACATAAAAAAGGTATCTCCAAATCTCTATGAAGCATTGGGTATTTACCTTCCTTTGATTACAACAAACTGTGCTATCTTAGGTCTTGCATTAATTAATGTAATGAATGGATATACACTTGTTGAAACAATTATAAATGCTTTAGGTGCAGGATTTGGTTTTGGTATGGCATTAATAATTTTTGCTGCTATGAGAGAAAGATTGGATTATTATGATATTCCTGAACCATTTAAAGGAACAGCAATTGCATTAATTACAGCTGGATTGTTATCAATGGCATTTATGGGATTCTCCGGTCTCATAAAAATATAA
- a CDS encoding efflux RND transporter permease subunit, translated as MQKKYLKLSKFLTDHYKIILLLFLIFSVLSILNLKNLKINSDLLTILPEDDPIVLSLKEEEKTKSNSSVLITAFFIDENTDYKKVALDYYNNLKELPDFNGLAKTDLSLLLSYGFLNVSNSKLIDDLVKNLESTFDSFSKLNPYDFKSFEYINTTLSLLNQVDTNFKASNENDPLLGYYTLSPDKKVMVMGLTFLKPTSDLNFVKSIIPRVKKISQNISQKYNIRSGLTGSYIYDYEANETVNFDFSITTYLSMFLIILIFYITFANLPSTIIVFISLILSTGISLGISTLIFKELNIITSFVAAITLGLGIDYGIHITSRLISEYKERKNYIEALSITYETVLIPLFYGVATTILVFLSLILMNLPGFTQMAIISSIGLIVFFINMIFIVPVLFYPFRNMILKSYKENKINLWFQKLGVYIPKKRRFILTLLPSVIIFFSIFGIINFSNFSYTPPGLAPTNSESIRVFNELAEHFGASLFNDLKFIVKIDEDSDKIIKELKKSPYIEKVESYLDVLKKQIGDFNKLKLKTQEISKLVNDPFSVSVLKKYNIYSDTLKIIDLASKSKNQKDFILGITSLIPEELKRSIMITKNNQEYFIIYVTPKISLARDNGLKYFFDSVGKYRERFLGERKALYYIMKLIEKKFPYVIVVSIILIGILTYMSRKSLNETFIAIFGLLFSILATFGIIYFYNIKATFLTVISFPLIFGIGVDGYIHLFHAIDEDKVHYWHTLKATTLSFLTTMSSFITFQLSRGELLKQFSLTMVLGVFIVWLMTVIYIPALKIKR; from the coding sequence ATGCAGAAAAAGTATTTGAAACTATCAAAATTTTTGACAGATCACTACAAGATTATATTATTATTATTTTTAATATTTTCAGTTCTTTCTATTTTAAATTTAAAGAATTTGAAAATAAATTCTGATTTATTGACAATACTTCCGGAAGATGATCCTATAGTTCTTTCTTTAAAAGAGGAAGAGAAAACCAAGAGCAATTCCTCAGTATTGATAACAGCATTTTTTATTGATGAAAATACAGATTATAAAAAAGTTGCGTTGGACTATTATAATAATTTGAAAGAACTTCCGGATTTTAATGGGTTGGCAAAGACAGATCTTTCACTTTTGCTTTCATATGGTTTTTTAAACGTTTCAAATTCAAAATTAATAGATGATCTTGTGAAAAACCTTGAAAGTACGTTTGATTCGTTTTCGAAATTAAATCCATATGATTTTAAATCATTTGAATATATAAATACTACACTTTCGCTTCTAAATCAGGTTGATACAAATTTTAAAGCATCAAATGAGAATGATCCTTTATTAGGTTATTATACTTTGTCTCCTGATAAAAAGGTTATGGTTATGGGATTAACCTTTTTAAAACCAACTTCAGATCTTAACTTTGTTAAATCGATAATTCCCAGGGTAAAAAAGATATCTCAGAATATTTCTCAAAAATATAATATAAGATCTGGTTTAACAGGTTCTTATATATATGATTATGAAGCGAACGAAACTGTAAATTTTGATTTTTCAATTACAACATATCTTTCAATGTTTTTGATAATTTTAATTTTTTATATTACTTTTGCCAATTTACCTTCTACAATAATTGTTTTTATTTCTTTAATTTTATCGACAGGAATTTCTTTAGGTATTTCTACATTAATATTTAAAGAATTAAATATTATTACATCATTTGTTGCGGCTATTACATTAGGTCTGGGTATTGATTATGGAATCCACATTACAAGCCGTCTTATTTCTGAATATAAAGAGAGAAAAAATTATATTGAAGCATTGTCTATAACTTATGAAACTGTATTAATTCCTTTGTTTTATGGCGTGGCAACTACAATTCTTGTTTTTCTTTCTTTAATTTTAATGAATTTGCCGGGATTTACCCAGATGGCGATCATAAGTAGCATAGGACTTATTGTGTTTTTTATAAATATGATTTTTATTGTACCTGTTTTATTTTATCCATTTAGAAATATGATTTTAAAATCATATAAGGAAAATAAAATAAATTTATGGTTTCAGAAACTTGGAGTTTATATACCTAAAAAAAGAAGGTTTATTCTTACGCTTTTGCCATCAGTAATAATTTTCTTTTCAATATTTGGAATAATTAATTTCTCAAATTTTTCATATACACCACCAGGATTGGCTCCGACTAATTCAGAAAGTATAAGGGTTTTCAATGAACTTGCAGAACATTTTGGTGCATCATTGTTTAATGATTTAAAGTTTATTGTTAAAATAGATGAAGATTCTGACAAAATTATTAAGGAGTTAAAAAAATCGCCTTATATTGAGAAAGTGGAAAGTTATCTTGATGTTTTAAAAAAGCAAATTGGAGATTTTAACAAATTAAAATTAAAGACACAGGAAATTTCAAAATTGGTAAATGATCCATTTTCTGTTTCTGTATTGAAAAAATACAATATATATTCTGATACCCTTAAAATTATAGATCTTGCATCAAAATCAAAAAATCAAAAGGATTTTATTCTTGGAATTACATCACTTATACCAGAAGAGTTAAAGCGAAGTATTATGATAACAAAAAATAATCAGGAATATTTTATTATCTATGTTACACCTAAAATTTCCCTTGCAAGAGATAACGGATTAAAATATTTTTTTGATTCAGTTGGAAAGTATCGAGAGAGGTTTTTAGGAGAAAGAAAAGCTTTATATTATATAATGAAATTAATAGAAAAAAAGTTCCCGTATGTTATAGTTGTATCAATTATTTTAATAGGAATATTGACATATATGTCCAGAAAATCACTTAATGAAACCTTTATTGCAATATTTGGATTGTTATTCTCGATTTTAGCTACATTTGGTATTATTTACTTTTATAATATTAAGGCAACCTTCTTAACAGTAATTTCATTTCCATTAATATTTGGTATAGGTGTAGATGGTTACATACATCTTTTCCATGCAATAGATGAAGACAAAGTGCATTATTGGCACACTTTAAAAGCTACAACTCTTTCGTTCTTAACAACCATGTCTTCATTTATAACATTTCAATTATCTCGTGGTGAACTGCTAAAACAGTTTAGTTTAACTATGGTTTTAGGCGTTTTTATTGTGTGGCTTATGACAGTTATTTATATTCCAGCTTTAAAAATAAAGAGATAA
- a CDS encoding (Fe-S)-binding protein, protein MSIIINAVILLAILGFLAGTFLAFAEKKFEVKEDLRVIFAENLLPGINCGACGYPGCPGFAKGFVNGDVKADGCLPGKRQGVPEKLQKLAKMSDEELEKIWEEIGEDPDKIKEKF, encoded by the coding sequence ATGTCTATAATCATAAATGCAGTAATCTTGCTTGCTATATTGGGGTTTTTAGCAGGAACATTTCTTGCTTTTGCTGAAAAGAAATTTGAAGTTAAAGAAGATCTTAGAGTAATATTCGCAGAAAATTTATTACCCGGTATTAACTGTGGTGCTTGTGGATATCCTGGATGTCCTGGTTTCGCAAAAGGATTTGTAAATGGCGATGTAAAAGCTGATGGATGTTTACCTGGAAAAAGACAGGGAGTGCCTGAAAAACTTCAAAAACTTGCAAAAATGTCTGATGAAGAATTAGAAAAAATCTGGGAAGAAATTGGTGAAGATCCAGATAAAATAAAAGAAAAATTTTAA
- a CDS encoding RnfABCDGE type electron transport complex subunit G, with amino-acid sequence MKEYMKTGFILMLFIVISGFIVATVYVSTKPAIDNAELNAKLKAIKKVLIDSRNGGLLLSEDKIPTSLQQLQSAEWDSSDTGILYEGKSTKVYSPVYKYTNKDGKDIYVLTVSGIGFGGEVISVISFVKDGKELYFNNLEVISYSQETPGLGANIALDKVKKRFYPISYEGLLNGVKVNKDAGVILSTPEQMKEGKEKGIVQTSDIMTGATITPRAVADSINAGFEYLKSKGVIQ; translated from the coding sequence ATGAAGGAATACATGAAAACAGGTTTTATATTAATGTTATTTATAGTCATTTCTGGATTTATTGTTGCAACAGTTTATGTATCTACAAAACCAGCAATTGATAACGCAGAATTAAATGCAAAATTAAAAGCTATAAAAAAGGTTTTAATTGATTCAAGAAACGGTGGATTATTGCTTTCTGAAGATAAAATCCCAACTTCTTTACAACAATTACAAAGTGCTGAATGGGATTCATCAGATACAGGCATATTATACGAAGGAAAAAGTACAAAGGTTTATTCACCTGTATATAAATATACCAATAAAGATGGTAAAGATATATATGTATTAACAGTTTCAGGTATAGGATTCGGTGGTGAAGTTATCTCTGTAATTTCTTTTGTAAAAGATGGTAAAGAATTATATTTCAATAATCTTGAAGTAATTTCATACTCACAGGAAACTCCTGGCTTAGGTGCCAATATAGCTTTAGATAAGGTAAAAAAGAGATTTTATCCTATAAGTTATGAAGGATTATTAAACGGTGTAAAGGTTAATAAAGATGCTGGAGTAATTCTTTCTACACCAGAACAAATGAAAGAAGGAAAAGAAAAAGGTATTGTTCAAACAAGTGATATTATGACAGGTGCTACTATTACACCAAGAGCAGTAGCAGATTCAATAAATGCTGGATTTGAGTACCTCAAATCTAAAGGGGTGATTCAATAA
- a CDS encoding RnfABCDGE type electron transport complex subunit D, translating to MKLNMAAGPHLRTDDSVRKVMVDVLIALIPSFLVSAWVFGFRAVWIMLFSMVAAEALEFYIMRVLRKKKDFKPDFSASVTGLLLAMNLSLAVTWWQILIGVFVSIVLGKHVYGGLGRNIFNPALVGRVFMLISFPVAMTTWYRPFYYKYDTITTATPLAILKEKGLDSLNNWADYTINLKTLFIGTIPGSIGEVSAAALLLGFAYLVYKKRIKILIPVSYITTVFVISGIFYLIDPTKYASPLFHILSGGIMLGALFMATDMVTSPMTPKGHIIFGIGLGIITMVIRLFGAYPEGVSFSILIMNALVPLIDIYAKPRIFGTTRGGKK from the coding sequence ATGAAGTTAAATATGGCAGCTGGTCCACATCTAAGGACAGATGATAGTGTAAGAAAGGTAATGGTTGATGTATTAATAGCCCTCATCCCATCATTCCTCGTATCAGCTTGGGTATTTGGATTCAGGGCTGTATGGATTATGTTATTCTCAATGGTTGCAGCAGAAGCTCTTGAATTTTATATAATGAGAGTTTTAAGAAAGAAAAAAGACTTTAAACCTGATTTTAGTGCATCAGTCACAGGTTTATTATTGGCAATGAATTTAAGTTTAGCAGTAACCTGGTGGCAAATATTAATAGGTGTATTTGTTTCTATTGTTTTAGGAAAACATGTATATGGAGGTCTTGGAAGAAATATCTTTAACCCTGCATTAGTTGGAAGGGTGTTTATGCTTATTTCTTTCCCTGTTGCAATGACCACATGGTATAGACCATTTTATTACAAATATGACACTATTACAACAGCAACACCACTTGCTATATTAAAAGAAAAAGGTTTAGACTCATTAAACAACTGGGCAGACTATACAATAAATTTAAAAACATTATTTATTGGTACAATTCCTGGTTCAATTGGTGAAGTTAGTGCAGCAGCATTATTATTAGGATTTGCATATCTTGTATATAAAAAGAGAATAAAGATTTTGATTCCTGTTTCATATATAACAACTGTATTCGTAATTTCTGGTATATTCTATTTAATTGATCCAACAAAATACGCAAGTCCATTATTCCACATTTTAAGTGGAGGTATAATGTTAGGTGCATTATTTATGGCTACAGATATGGTAACAAGTCCTATGACACCAAAAGGACATATTATATTTGGTATAGGTTTAGGTATTATTACAATGGTTATTAGACTTTTTGGAGCTTATCCAGAAGGAGTTTCATTCTCAATATTAATCATGAATGCTCTAGTTCCTCTTATTGATATATATGCTAAGCCACGCATTTTCGGCACAACAAGAGGTGGTAAAAAATGA
- the rsxC gene encoding electron transport complex subunit RsxC, with protein sequence MGFLTFKGGVHPPEKKELAEHVPIKVLPLPEKVYVYTTNHIGAPAKIIVEVGQKVKTGQKIGEANGFISANIHSPVTGEVVEITKMTNAATGTKNDVIVIQRTGEDEWELIPNHGDYTKKSPQEIVEIVKEAGIVGLGGAMFPSHVKMSIPEGKKAEFLIINAAECEPYITIDHRMMLERSKDIIKGIKIIMKAIGVDKAYVGIESNKPDAIEEMKKAASGEPIEIKVLQTKYPQGAEKQLIYAITNREVPSGGLPLDVGAVVFNVSTAYAIYEAVEKGKPLVERGITLTGEGVKKPGNFIYRIGTLAKDLLDHVGLVEEDKIDRILYGGPMMGIPLPNIELPTFKGNNALTVMTKDVVPNRETYPCIRCSKCVQACPINLLPYLLKMQIDKREYDKAMEYGLMDCIECGSCSYGCPANIDLVKTFKTGKKVARALKGRAKK encoded by the coding sequence ATGGGATTTTTAACCTTTAAAGGTGGGGTTCATCCACCAGAAAAAAAAGAATTAGCAGAACATGTTCCAATTAAGGTATTACCTTTACCAGAAAAGGTATATGTTTATACTACAAATCATATTGGAGCACCTGCTAAGATTATTGTTGAGGTTGGTCAGAAGGTTAAAACAGGTCAGAAGATTGGTGAAGCTAACGGATTTATTTCAGCAAACATTCATTCTCCTGTTACCGGTGAAGTAGTGGAAATTACAAAAATGACAAACGCTGCTACTGGTACAAAGAATGACGTTATCGTTATTCAAAGAACTGGAGAAGATGAATGGGAATTAATTCCAAACCACGGTGATTACACAAAGAAATCACCTCAGGAAATTGTTGAGATTGTAAAAGAAGCTGGTATTGTTGGGCTTGGTGGAGCTATGTTCCCTTCACATGTAAAAATGTCAATTCCAGAAGGGAAAAAAGCAGAGTTTTTAATTATCAACGCTGCAGAGTGTGAGCCATATATAACAATAGACCACAGAATGATGCTCGAAAGATCAAAAGACATCATCAAAGGTATAAAAATTATTATGAAAGCTATTGGCGTTGATAAAGCATATGTTGGAATTGAAAGCAACAAACCTGATGCGATTGAAGAAATGAAAAAAGCTGCTTCAGGTGAACCTATTGAGATTAAAGTTCTTCAAACCAAATATCCACAGGGTGCTGAAAAACAATTAATTTATGCAATAACCAATAGAGAAGTTCCTTCAGGGGGATTACCTCTTGATGTTGGAGCTGTCGTTTTTAACGTTTCAACAGCATATGCTATTTACGAAGCTGTTGAAAAAGGAAAACCGCTTGTTGAAAGAGGAATTACATTAACAGGAGAAGGCGTTAAAAAACCAGGTAATTTCATATATAGAATAGGTACATTAGCAAAAGACTTATTGGATCATGTAGGTCTTGTTGAAGAAGATAAAATCGATAGAATATTATATGGTGGTCCAATGATGGGAATCCCACTTCCTAACATTGAATTACCAACATTTAAAGGAAACAATGCATTAACTGTAATGACCAAAGATGTAGTTCCAAATAGAGAAACATATCCATGTATAAGATGTTCAAAGTGTGTTCAGGCATGTCCAATTAATCTCTTACCTTATTTGCTTAAAATGCAAATTGATAAGAGAGAATATGATAAAGCTATGGAATATGGTCTTATGGATTGTATAGAATGTGGTTCTTGTTCATATGGATGTCCTGCAAATATTGATCTTGTAAAAACATTTAAAACAGGTAAAAAAGTTGCAAGAGCTTTAAAAGGGAGGGCCAAAAAATGA
- a CDS encoding radical SAM protein, whose amino-acid sequence MKIKLSYATAAILGLKKGKINFEMPTAYLMLGEKCQYNCSFCAQAKDAKSDVDYLSRIKWPEYDVEIFLNKLEELNPFKRLCIQVVNSIGYFEELKSFLEKIKDFNVLKAVSLRPKDFHEIDEIFSYGIDNLGISIDVANKDLYSEIRGGSFDFLFGMLTDASKKYPNKITTHIIVGLGESDKDLVELMLEMKKINVLVSLFSFTPIKGTKLENLEPPSIERYRIIQYAREIIEKNDVSIEDFVFDENQKLVRLPHIDFDVEEAIKTSGCSYCTRPYYNEKPNKVLYNIPESRKF is encoded by the coding sequence ATGAAAATAAAATTATCCTATGCAACAGCTGCAATTTTGGGATTAAAAAAAGGAAAAATCAACTTTGAAATGCCTACTGCATATTTAATGCTTGGTGAAAAATGTCAATATAATTGTAGTTTTTGTGCTCAGGCAAAAGATGCAAAATCAGATGTTGATTATTTATCAAGAATAAAATGGCCAGAATATGATGTTGAAATATTTTTAAACAAATTAGAAGAACTTAATCCATTTAAAAGATTATGTATTCAAGTAGTAAATTCTATTGGATATTTTGAAGAATTAAAAAGTTTTTTGGAGAAAATTAAAGATTTTAATGTATTAAAAGCAGTTTCATTAAGGCCAAAAGATTTTCACGAAATAGATGAAATATTTTCATATGGAATAGATAATCTGGGTATTTCCATTGATGTTGCTAATAAAGATTTGTATTCTGAAATTAGAGGAGGAAGTTTTGACTTCCTCTTTGGTATGTTGACAGATGCATCAAAAAAATATCCTAATAAGATTACAACACATATAATTGTTGGTCTTGGTGAAAGTGATAAAGATTTAGTTGAACTAATGCTAGAAATGAAAAAAATAAATGTACTGGTTTCTTTATTTTCATTCACTCCAATAAAAGGCACTAAATTGGAAAATCTTGAGCCTCCTTCTATTGAAAGATATAGAATTATACAATATGCTCGTGAAATAATAGAAAAAAACGATGTTTCAATAGAAGATTTTGTATTTGATGAAAATCAAAAATTAGTAAGATTACCTCACATAGATTTTGATGTAGAAGAAGCAATAAAAACCAGTGGATGTAGTTATTGTACACGACCATATTATAACGAAAAGCCAAATAAGGTATTATATAATATTCCAGAAAGTAGGAAGTTCTGA
- a CDS encoding HAMP domain-containing histidine kinase, whose amino-acid sequence MKNFKIFFYSIFLLIVITLFSFSIYIKNELNIFVADQHQTAIKNEFLKLNNKIESGISSYLKNKNFTFKILDIIIWDENKHIVYNDFYINSINEINKKLFIIKSLIIKNKKYFYAYRVSDLIDFLNAFTPLPIIAVKKGIYINKSGEINEIFFDNDLIKILTFNNIDFYFLKKVQFLDIFEPHIILIYVLLLFFELLMLYFLIKYTKEYTTIDLKFLNENFDKLEEVEPKLDEALKLKNKIIKTQTELKNSLEGIEELREQMETLYVSYKSFINDFSHMINNPLQNILDYIFLNGGDEKSIKIINNNIIEIRNIVRKFQDISKFVYLENDNTLFIFFKLNGLHNELIYSISPILNNKNIKIISEIKTEKEYVFSNKNAIFRIMYELLSMLLQNSDNCDITIEYIMLKNNLEIKITTTDTLLNDFLLLFNNKNITKIINFEVYGVLIIKEYLKILRATYYINQTSENTSILFRIPINYKEFFDKFDFENLKSRYIEYLVEKKYTVLQAEELINEILELYIEILKETNINNSKEVGRLKDYLNNYEFTELYNWLNYIEQNPEDKDVLFFKKILLEKLS is encoded by the coding sequence ATGAAAAATTTCAAAATATTTTTTTATTCAATTTTTTTATTAATTGTCATTACGTTATTTTCATTTTCTATATATATAAAAAATGAGTTGAATATTTTTGTAGCAGATCAACATCAAACAGCGATAAAAAATGAATTTTTAAAGCTTAACAATAAAATAGAAAGTGGAATATCTTCTTATTTAAAAAATAAGAATTTTACATTTAAAATTCTTGATATTATTATCTGGGATGAAAATAAACATATTGTGTATAATGATTTTTATATAAACTCTATAAATGAAATCAATAAAAAACTTTTTATAATAAAATCTCTTATTATTAAAAATAAAAAGTATTTTTATGCATATAGAGTTTCAGATTTAATAGATTTTTTAAATGCATTTACACCTCTTCCAATAATAGCAGTTAAAAAAGGAATATATATAAATAAAAGTGGTGAAATTAATGAGATCTTTTTTGACAATGATTTAATAAAAATCTTAACCTTTAATAATATTGATTTCTATTTTCTAAAAAAAGTGCAATTTCTTGATATATTTGAACCACATATAATATTGATTTATGTGCTGTTGCTTTTCTTTGAGTTATTAATGCTATATTTTCTTATTAAATATACAAAAGAATATACTACTATTGATTTAAAATTTTTAAATGAAAACTTTGATAAATTAGAGGAAGTAGAACCAAAATTAGATGAAGCATTAAAATTAAAAAATAAAATAATAAAAACTCAAACTGAATTGAAAAATAGTTTGGAAGGAATAGAAGAGTTAAGAGAACAAATGGAGACATTATATGTATCATACAAAAGTTTTATTAATGATTTTTCCCATATGATTAATAATCCACTCCAGAATATTTTAGATTATATATTTTTAAATGGCGGTGATGAAAAAAGTATAAAAATAATTAACAATAACATTATAGAAATTAGAAATATTGTTCGAAAATTTCAGGATATTTCAAAATTTGTATATCTTGAGAACGATAATACATTATTTATCTTTTTTAAATTAAATGGATTGCATAATGAACTAATATATTCAATATCGCCAATTTTAAATAATAAAAACATAAAAATTATTTCAGAAATAAAAACTGAAAAGGAATATGTTTTTTCAAATAAAAATGCAATTTTTAGAATAATGTATGAATTGCTTTCGATGTTACTTCAAAATTCAGATAATTGTGATATTACTATTGAATATATAATGCTAAAAAATAATTTAGAGATAAAAATAACTACAACAGATACATTATTAAATGATTTCTTGTTGCTGTTTAATAATAAAAATATAACTAAGATAATAAATTTCGAAGTTTATGGAGTATTGATAATAAAGGAATATTTAAAAATATTGCGAGCTACATATTATATAAATCAAACTTCTGAAAATACATCTATATTATTTAGGATACCGATTAATTATAAAGAATTTTTTGATAAATTTGATTTTGAAAATTTAAAATCAAGGTATATTGAATATCTTGTTGAGAAGAAATACACAGTTTTGCAGGCTGAAGAATTAATAAATGAAATATTGGAATTATACATAGAAATATTAAAAGAAACGAATATTAATAATTCAAAAGAAGTAGGGAGATTAAAAGATTATCTAAATAATTATGAATTTACTGAATTGTACAATTGGTTGAATTATATAGAACAAAATCCAGAAGATAAAGATGTTTTATTTTTTAAAAAAATATTATTAGAAAAACTTTCTTAA